Below is a window of Salinigranum rubrum DNA.
GCCGTCTCGGCGGTCGTCCTGCAGACGCGCGAGGCATGGCCCGAGGTTCGCGCCGCGATTCGGGAGACCCTCTCCCGACGAGCCGTTCGGGTGGCGCTGTTCGGCCGCGCCGTCCCGCTCGGCGTGGTCGTGCTCGCGTACTTCCTCGCGCTCAATTTCACGGGGAGCAACGTCCTCCTCGCCGGTCTCGTCGCCGTCTTCGCGGGTGTCATCACGCGCGTTTCGTACGAACTCCTGCAGCGAGCGCGGTATCGAGCGTCGCTCATCGAGAGCGAGGTCGCGACCGCCTCGCGCGTTCTGGTCGGTGCGTACGAGTTCGAAGACGCCTCGGGAAGCCCGGTGTACTACGCCGAGGTCAACACGACGACCGTCGCGCACACCGACCCCGACGCACTCACTGAAGCAATTATCGCGACCGCTCGCGATCTCTTCGAGCGCGGGGAGTGTGCGCCGTCAGTCGAGCGGCAGTTCGCCGATGACCTGTTCCGGTTCGGTATCACGTCGGTCGACGAGTGCGAGCGCCGCCTCGAACGCACGATCTACGAGGACCTCGTGACCGACCTTCGCGAGGAGGGCGGGATGCGCGAGGTCACCGCGGTCGAGGACGACCTCGACGAGTATCCCGAGAGCGTGTGGTCACGGAAGCTTAGAGAGTGGCGCATCGACGGCGACCTCCGACAGCGCAAGGGCTTCTACGTGCTGAACAAGAGCCGATGACGGTTGCTGAGTCGCTCGCTGGCTTCGCCATCGTCGCGCTCGCGCTCGTCGCGATGGGCTACGAGCGGTTCGTCGAGTGGCGAACCGTCGAAGAGGGAACGGTCGAGTACGTTCAGCGGCAGTACGAGCGCGGGGAGATCGACCTCGCCGAGCTCGAACGGCGGCTTGACGTCGTCGCCGACCGCGAGGCGCAACGGATTCGCGAGTCGGTCGAGCGCGTCAGCGGGATCGGGGAGGCGACCTCGTGGTCGGTCGCCGAGGAGTTCTCGTCGCTTCGCGAGGTGCGGGACGCGTCAGTCGAGGAGTTACAATCTGTGTCGGGGGTTGGCGAGAAGCGGGCGCTCGCGATTCGAGAGCGGCTCTAAAAAAGTGGGTCAGTCAGTTACGACTGGAACTCGGCCTGTCCAATAGTCGCAGTCTTGTCGGAGTTCGACGATGACCAGATGATGCGCACCGCGTCACCATCTTCCGCTCCGTCGGTTGTCGAGAGATCGAGCGTGTCTCCGGCGGCCACGTCGCTACTCCAAACACTTGGCCCCTCTGTCCACGTGGTACTGTCTGTTGTCCACACTTCAGTACCGTCGACGTTCAGGCTGAGTTGGTCGGCTGAAACACTGTCGCCACCATCATGAGTGACGTTAATTATGTCTGTTGAGCCGGTGGTAGTGAAGTCGAACGAGAACTGCGCCTGCGGTGCGCTCTCGGAGACCTGATCACCGAGTCCGAGAACGAACGTCCCGATGACGGCCGCGAGAATCACCGTAATCGCCACCATGAGGATGACGCCGATGACCGGGCTCACAGCGCGGTCTTCTGTAAATAGGTTTTTGAAGTTCATGAGGTCTCGAACTGGCCGATGGTGGCAGTCTTGTCGCTGTTCGGGCTAGACCAGACGATACGGATGGTTTCACCGCTGAAGCCACCGCTCGCGTTCACGCTGATGACCGAACCGGCGCTGATTTCGTCGCCGTCACTGAACGCATTACTGTCAGTCAAATCGACGGATTCGGCCGACCCGGCATAGAACCCGGAGCTGTTACCAACATCGATCGTCGTTGAGGTCGAGATCGACAGGTCACCAGCGTCGATAGCGTCACCACCGTCGTGAGTGATGTTGACGTAATTCGAGCCGTCGTAGTCGAACGTGAACTGTGCTTGGGGTGCGCTCTCGGAGACCTGGTCGCCGAGCCCGAGGACGAACGTCCCGATGACGGCCGCCAGGATCACCGTAATCGCCACCATGAGGATGACGCCGATGACTGGGCTCACGGCACGGTCTTCCGTGAACAGTTGCTTGAATTTCATGTTGTTTTTCCCTACACGGGGGCGAGAGAGGAGTTTTATTACCACGGGGAACGTGGTATCTCGTGTACAGGGAGGGCAATTCCTCCCAGACCTTCTCGTACCGTGTCATCGATGAGTGGCATCTTCCCACTAAAAAGACTATCTGAGCCATTATCTAATTTGAAAACCAGTGTATAAAGGGAATATAAAGCATATATCAAAAAGTGCTTATTGAAATCTATTTTTGTCCTCATGGGGGAATAAATAATAGTCGTTCAAATTATTCAATATTGATATTGCTGAGGGAACAATTCATATACCAGCCACGAGGACTATCTTCTATGTCTCAAGAGGACTCTTCCCGGCCACTATCCCCCGAGTTCTCTGACATCGACGTCTTGACCGCTATTCGAAATGTCTCCGAGCGAGTGGATGGACCGCTTCGGTATCACGATTATCGCGACAATCGTGATGAGAACCATCCCTCCGGACCGCTCATTATCAGTCGTATCCGGTGGAGCAAGGCGTGTGAGCTGGCCGGTGTCGAAACGAATGGCCCACGAGACGAATACGATTTTACCCGTGATGACTGCGTCGCCGCGGTCGCTCGCGCGATCTCCGAGCGTCGACAACGCATCAGTTCGGCCGAGTACGAAGCCTGGAGCGAGGGCCGTCGGGACCGTCCCTCGCTGACGACTGTCAAGAAGCGACTGGGTGGGTGGAAGAACGCCCACGATGAGGCGTTTGATCAGCTTTCTCACTGAGTGACTATTTCGTTGTCTACTTTCACTTTCACTGTACTTCTGGCGACTGATTATATCCTTCTCCAGCGACACGCTGAGGAGATAGATGATTCAAGACGCGCGCGTGCTGAAACAGGCATATCTCCCTCAGGAACTCCACCATCGCGAGCAGTATCTCAATATGCTCTCGGTAGCGCTCGACCCCCTCACCGATTGTGAGCGTGGCGAGCATGTCCTCATCGACGGACCGAGTGGGGCCGGGAAGACAACGCTTGCCCGATTCGCGTGCTCCCGGCTTGAAGAGTCGACCTTTGGCGTCCGCATCGCCGAGGCAAACGCGATCTCGCACTCCTCTCCGACTCGCTACCTGAACGCCTTGTGTCGGGACGCCAATCTCGCCCTCGATGTGTCTCCCGACTCAGCACCTGTGAGTGCCTATATCGACCGAATTACGGCCCGTGATGAGCAACTCGTTGCTATCGTCGACGAGGCCGATCAGATGGACGACAGCCAGGTGTGGAGTCTACTCGACCAGCCGAACGTGACGGTCATCGCCGTCTGTATCGATGCCACTGACCTTCTCGCACACGTCGATCAGCGGGTCGCCTCGCGGCTTCGGGGAACAATGCATTTGAATCTGAGCGGCTACACGTCGGCACAATTGGAGGATATCCTCCGGGGGCGTATCCAGCACGGTCTTGCACCCGGATCAGTAGCAATTGAGGCCACCGAAACCATCGCTGACCGTGCTGCAGGAGACGCCCGGTTCGCTATCGCTATGCTGCGATCAGCCGTTCGCCAGGCCGATGCGCGTGGTGAAACTGTGACTGCCGAGCTCGTCGAGGAAACGACCGACCACGCCCGACAAGGACTTCGAGACCGCGTCGTTGAGCAACTCGGTTCCCACCAGCGCGTCCTCTGGCACATTATCGACGAAGAGGGTTCCGTCCGGGCTGAAGCGCTGCACAACGAGTACGAGCGTCGGGTCTCGGAACCGAAAAGCAAGCGGATGCGCCGGAATTATCTTCGGAGTCTCGAACAATACGGCCTGATACAGGGGAAGGGGACTGGCCGGGCAACGCGATACAACCGTGGTGATGAGGGAACCACTGCGACAGCCGGCAATTGAGGAATCAACAGACTGCGGCACATCCGGAAATTCCCGGAAATCGCCTGTGTCGACAGTAACATGAATTGAAACACCCTTAATCGGTGGTTTAGAAGTTCATCCGGAAATCCCCCCGGACGTACTATTGTCAAACACCGGGACTGTCATCTATGAGTGTGAGATCGGATCAGCCACCGATCGTTACTACGACGATCTCTCCGAGTGAATTGCGCTGGTCCTCCGATGTCTCGAATTATCGTTCATGCACCTTGACTCCTATAAAGATAAAATTAAACGAGAATACAGGTCGACTCGGACTTAAAAATCGTGCCTGTCGATTACGCTCTCGGATCGGGTATTTCATCACGGTCAACGGTCCCTTCGAGGTAGCCTATTCCGAGGTCAGTGATGATGTAGAAGCTCCTATCGTCGTCAACTATCTCAAGAAGTCCGGCATCAGCAAGATCGGACATTCGGCGCGAAAACGTACTTCTACTCTTCGAGGATGCCCCAGCACGCTCGACGATGTTGTAGTGAACTCCACCCGGTGTCATGGCTACAGCACCCGTGCCTGGGGCTCTCAGAGCCTGGAAAAACTCCAGTATAGCGTCATCAACCTCGTTCATCCACGGAACACGGGGCCGCACACCCCAGGCCACTCACGGCTCTCGTTTAGCAACATCGGATTCTCACTTGTTCTGATAGTATTGTGCATCTATAGTTCATTCTACTTATTCTTGCATAGTATCGTGCAAAGGTATAAGTTAGGAGGGCATTATAGGTTGAGTGACCACTCCTGGGCGCTGGCGCACACCCCGAAAAAGTGCGCCCGTGTTGACGGCACGGACGCGTCCGGGGGTCTGGTTAACCACCACTCAGACATGCCCTACAACAACGTCAACAGCCAAAAAGACCCCGCAAAGCGCTCAGAACAGTCAGATTTTGTGACTCTCTCTAATGAAGATGAGAGAAAGTCGGCGTACACTGACGCGGAACTGACCCGAATCGAACAGACGCTCGGCGACCGCGCGCGCCGTCGCGCGGCCCATATTTTCGACCTCGAACAGATGCACCTTAGCGAATTCACTACCGACAGCCACGCACAGCCCCAACAGACCGCCACGTCCGAGGAGGTCACCGCATGACGGGACGACCAGGGCGGTCGAGCGTTTCTGAGGAGGACGTCGACGAAATGGTCGAGGCGGTGCGCACGCTGTATGCGCGCGGTGAGACTGCGGACCTCGGTGGCGTCCCAACGCGTGCGGTCGCCGACGAAGTCGAATGGTCTCCGAAGTGCGTCACCCACCACCTCTCTGCAGACGAGCGCGTTGGCTCGAAGATCGGGGTGGACAACTCCTACGGTTCGCTCACAACGTGGGTCCCCGTCGAGACCCCTGAGAAAGAGTCCGAGACCGACGAGCGACTCGTTGCCGATGGTGGGACGTGGCTCTGTGACGAGTGTGGTGAGGACTACAACGACTACGTCCGCGCGGGGAACGGCCTCTGTGTGTGGTGTGACGCCGGAACGACGCCAACGCTGGCAGACGGGGGCTTTCTCGGTGAGACGCTCTCTGTCACGGTCCCCGACGAGTGGACCGAACGGCTCGGCGAGGATCGAATTGAAGCCAACGCTGGCGGACAGGGACAGGCGACCGACCACGGCGGCTTCGGCGGCAGTTTCTCGACGCGTCACGATGGCGGACAGGTCGATATCGGCATCGGCCTCGCTCGAGATGCAGTCGGCCTCGACGTCCGGTACATGGGCGACGGATGGGAGGTCTCGGGCCTCGCGCAGCTCTCACCCGACCAGGCGCGAGCGGTCGCACGTGAGCTCGTCCGGACGGCACTGGTCGTCGAAGAGTGGCAAACAAAGGAAGACACAGAGGTGCTGCTCGCCGATGGTGGCGAAGACCTCGCCGCGGTAGACGTCGAGATCGTCAAGCCGGCGTCGACGACGACCATCCGCTACGTCGACCGTGCTCGTGCAGAGACGCTCATCACGTCGCCCGATGAGGTGCTTTCGGCGACGGCGAACGCGGTCGATCGCTTTGCCATGCCGATCGACGCCGACCAGGAGGTTGTCGCGACACTGCATATCGATCCCTCCGGAAGCGTCAATCACGTGTTCTTCACCCAGAGATACATCGAGAACCACCCACAGTGGGCTCACGAAGCCAACATCGAGAACGTCCTTACGATACAGGAGACCTCGCCGCGAGCGGATGGCGGGCAAAAGACGCGCGAGACGCTCGACGAAGAGCACGAC
It encodes the following:
- a CDS encoding helix-hairpin-helix domain-containing protein, whose product is MTVAESLAGFAIVALALVAMGYERFVEWRTVEEGTVEYVQRQYERGEIDLAELERRLDVVADREAQRIRESVERVSGIGEATSWSVAEEFSSLREVRDASVEELQSVSGVGEKRALAIRERL
- a CDS encoding type IV pilin, coding for MNFKNLFTEDRAVSPVIGVILMVAITVILAAVIGTFVLGLGDQVSESAPQAQFSFDFTTTGSTDIINVTHDGGDSVSADQLSLNVDGTEVWTTDSTTWTEGPSVWSSDVAAGDTLDLSTTDGAEDGDAVRIIWSSSNSDKTATIGQAEFQS
- a CDS encoding type IV pilin, with the protein product MKFKQLFTEDRAVSPVIGVILMVAITVILAAVIGTFVLGLGDQVSESAPQAQFTFDYDGSNYVNITHDGGDAIDAGDLSISTSTTIDVGNSSGFYAGSAESVDLTDSNAFSDGDEISAGSVISVNASGGFSGETIRIVWSSPNSDKTATIGQFETS
- a CDS encoding Cdc6/Cdc18 family protein; protein product: MIQDARVLKQAYLPQELHHREQYLNMLSVALDPLTDCERGEHVLIDGPSGAGKTTLARFACSRLEESTFGVRIAEANAISHSSPTRYLNALCRDANLALDVSPDSAPVSAYIDRITARDEQLVAIVDEADQMDDSQVWSLLDQPNVTVIAVCIDATDLLAHVDQRVASRLRGTMHLNLSGYTSAQLEDILRGRIQHGLAPGSVAIEATETIADRAAGDARFAIAMLRSAVRQADARGETVTAELVEETTDHARQGLRDRVVEQLGSHQRVLWHIIDEEGSVRAEALHNEYERRVSEPKSKRMRRNYLRSLEQYGLIQGKGTGRATRYNRGDEGTTATAGN
- a CDS encoding transcriptional regulator codes for the protein MNEVDDAILEFFQALRAPGTGAVAMTPGGVHYNIVERAGASSKSRSTFSRRMSDLADAGLLEIVDDDRSFYIITDLGIGYLEGTVDRDEIPDPRA